The Haloplanus sp. CK5-1 genome contains a region encoding:
- a CDS encoding DUF192 domain-containing protein, with translation MARVVHRRGDDRRVLATDAAVADSLLGKARGLMFRRSFPGDALVFPFGDAGIRTLHMVCVPFDIDAVWILDGRVERVARLSAWTGLGRGAADTVIELPAGVADDVHPGDEVRVEEA, from the coding sequence ATGGCACGGGTCGTCCACCGGCGCGGCGACGACCGGCGTGTTCTCGCGACCGACGCGGCCGTCGCCGACTCACTCCTCGGCAAGGCGCGTGGCCTGATGTTCCGCCGCTCCTTTCCCGGCGATGCGCTGGTGTTCCCGTTCGGTGACGCCGGCATCCGCACGCTCCACATGGTCTGTGTGCCATTCGACATCGACGCCGTCTGGATCCTCGACGGCCGCGTCGAACGCGTCGCCCGCCTGTCGGCCTGGACCGGTCTCGGCCGCGGGGCCGCCGACACCGTGATCGAACTCCCCGCCGGTGTCGCCGACGACGTCCACCCCGGCGACGAGGTCCGGGTCGAGGAGGCGTGA